The proteins below come from a single Malus sylvestris chromosome 3, drMalSylv7.2, whole genome shotgun sequence genomic window:
- the LOC126614693 gene encoding uncharacterized protein LOC126614693, producing MFFWGFRLGIGVLMGNFCLLWYLALKAGLVRNFNAVLAPNWSWVGSVFHLWLFLLSQQFILGVQKPQRTDHRVCEWECYGMARQEVEDLAVQLELNMELSSMAQGVKLVGAALVNRPLNRWGVRNILRASWKDLGEIEVKWVRDNLYIISVPDDNVATRIVSQVPWAVMKQNFSVCRWPVELALAEVQVEFLPFWVQIRGIPLGLTSEKNVRWLVRDVGTFLELEDLSKARGFVRVRVVVNSKNPLIPGCWLSRGQDTETWVEFKYERLQDFCYRCGRIGHANTECSFEPQKGHAAGYGEWTKAAPVRDVVLPTKRVASGAGEHRVAGAVRQSRRVVTQVGSQVEPLKEPGEGVRGAGRLMQSDSPPRSSGESKKWRRKGRSGGEQVPSVHLHPVAVGGVLDHPEASHVSYHSSFGGCSAGTVEELQGGDIGEKVASPVKRGSSEAVGEPSQVSLKKIKIDTNPLKVCHGLEVGVENERIDLLDRDEGISLIGGGGWPLTAARSP from the coding sequence atgtttttttgggGATTTCGTCTGGGTATAGGTGTTCTGATGGGGAATTTTTGTCTACTTTGGTATTTAGCTCTCAAGGCAGGtttggtgagaaattttaatgCTGTTTTGGCTCCTAATTGGTCCTGGGTTGGTTCTGTTTTCCATTTGTGGTTGTTTCTTCTGTCTCAGCAGTTTATTCTCGGTGTTCAGAAGCCTCAGAGAACAGATCATCGGGTGTGTGAGTGGGAGTGTTACGGGATGGCACGGCAGGAGGTTGAAGACTTGGCTGTTCAATTAGAGCTCAATATGGAATTatcttctatggcgcagggggTCAAACTGGTGGGAGCTGCGTTGGTTAATCGTCCTTTAAACCGATGGGGAGTTCGGAACATTCTGAGAGCCTCCTGGAAGGATTTGGGTGAGATTGAGGTGAAATGGGTCCGTGACAATCTGTATATTATCTCTGTCCCTGATGACAATGTGGCTACACGTATTGTTAGTCAAGTTCCCTGGGCGGTTATGAAACAGAACTTTTCAGTGTGCAGGTGGCCTGTGGAGTTAGCTCTTGCGGAAGTTCAGGTGGAGTTCCTTCCATTCTGGGTTCAGATCCGTGGAATCCCCTTAGGCCTCACGTCTGAGAAAAATGTGAGATGGCTTGTTCGAGATGTGGGAACATTTCTGGAGTTGGAAGATCTTTCTAAGGCCCGTGGTTTTGTACGAGTTCGTGTTGTTGTTAACTCGAAAAATCCGCTAATCCCCGGATGCTGGCTTTCTAGAGGGCAAGACACGGAAACGTGGGTGGAATTTAAATATGAAAGGTTGCAAGATTTTTGCTACAGATGTGGGCGAATAGGGCATGCAAATACTGAGTGTTCCTTTGAACCTCAGAAGGGTCATGCTGCAGGTTACGGGGAATGGACAAAGGCGGCTCCGGTTCGTGATGTGGTGCTTCCCACGAAAAGGGTTGCTTCGGGGGCTGGGGAACACAGGGTGGCGGGAGCTGTGAGGCAATCTAGACGGGTTGTCACGCAAGTGGGCAGCCAAGTTGAACCCCTAAAGGAGCCAGGGGAGGGAGTTCGTGGTGCTGGCAGACTTATGCAAAGTGATTCTCCTCCGCGCTCGAGTGGGGAATCTAAGAAATGGCGTCGGAAGGGTAGGTCAGGAGGGGAGCAGGTTCCTTCAGTTCATTTACATCCTGTAGCAGTTGGTGGGGTTTTGGACCATCCTGAGGCATCACATGTGTCGTATCATAGTAGTTTTGGGGGTTGTTCTGCTGGCACGGTTGAGGAGCTGCAGGGGGGAGATATAGGGGAGAAAGTTGCTAGTCCCGTGAAAAGAGGTAGTTCGGAGGCGGTTGGGGAGCCAAGTCAGGTTTCgttgaaaaaaatcaaaatagatACTAATCCTCTGAAGGTATGTCATGGTTTGGAGGTGGGGGTGGAGAACGAGCGGATTGATTTGCTCGACCGTGATGAAGGGATATCTTTGATAGGTGGTGGCGGCTGGCCTTTAACAGCCGCACGATCGCCATGA
- the LOC126617086 gene encoding vegetative cell wall protein gp1-like translates to MASPPTQSPPSPSPSPKTSPPTSSPTPTPLAATPPTVSPTSPPTSVSPAKSQSKSVSPPVSAPKKSLVDASPVAEGPEIAATPSLPVGIPLSSTTPAGSPDNVAQGPSSDESSALGLNAVRVVLSGLSIWFALAL, encoded by the coding sequence ATGGCATCCCCTCCGACTCAGTCGCCGCCTTCGCCTTCTCCTTCTCCCAAGACCTCTCCGCCAACTTCCTCGCCGACCCCAACTCCTTTGGCGGCAACCCCACCCACCGTCTCTCCAACGTCCCCTCCGACATCGGTTTCTCCAGCGAAGAGCCAGTCCAAAAGTGTGTCTCCACCGGTGAGCGCTCCTAAGAAAAGTCTAGTCGATGCTTCACCAGTTGCAGAGGGTCCTGAGATTGCAGCGACCCCATCGTTACCAGTGGGCATTCCTTTGAGTTCTACAACACCGGCAGGATCCCCGGATAATGTTGCCCAGGGTCCATCAAGCGATGAATCGTCTGCTTTGGGTTTGAATGCGGTTCGGGTAGTTTTGAGCGGGCTGTCTATCTGGTTTGCTTTGGCTCTCTAG